A window from Chitinophaga filiformis encodes these proteins:
- a CDS encoding sensor histidine kinase, which translates to MKLYLFSPIEKKYREEFNHHTMLQNIKVTAFISLTVAITAMTVRVISWIVPYQAMVSSDQFNEYRIINNYTIITSTLFAGLLFFIWKKSAPKQQNRYHFISILYSLSFIGSCMALTFVAQHNPKNTMTMMLLGLISVGVLLVYSLRNLLLVAGSTIVTFMLFFHIFQLSADTRSLNYVVFWLIITCFLFISRLIYSYHANYFIKLKTIEDKNREIEKANQLKNKILAIVAHDLRNPISGIRSVTHLMQEYPYTKDQEEKYLYWIMDACKTADQIIEELLMAAKQREADLLQTDYVSLNEWLKHVRDNWLQQSNFNRDIMLELPQQELKARIHTGKMQRVVDNLLHNAAKFTPAEGNITLGMQQYRGGVRISVTDTGIGIPQELLPTLFDQFTASSRQGLNNEPSNGLGLHICKQLVQEHGGSIYVSSEENQGTIFNIDLPFTLL; encoded by the coding sequence ATGAAACTATACCTATTCTCTCCCATCGAAAAAAAATACAGGGAAGAATTTAATCATCATACAATGCTGCAGAACATAAAAGTTACAGCATTCATCTCACTCACCGTTGCTATCACTGCAATGACGGTACGTGTCATATCCTGGATTGTCCCTTACCAGGCAATGGTTTCATCCGATCAGTTCAATGAATACCGGATCATTAACAATTATACAATTATCACTTCCACGCTTTTTGCAGGCCTGCTTTTTTTCATCTGGAAGAAGTCCGCTCCAAAACAGCAAAATCGATACCATTTTATCAGCATCCTCTACTCACTGTCGTTTATCGGTTCCTGCATGGCCCTTACTTTCGTGGCGCAGCATAACCCTAAAAACACGATGACAATGATGCTGTTAGGACTGATCAGCGTGGGGGTACTGCTGGTGTACTCACTTCGTAATCTCTTACTGGTAGCCGGCTCCACCATTGTTACGTTTATGTTATTCTTTCACATCTTCCAGCTGTCTGCCGATACGCGTTCACTGAATTATGTGGTATTCTGGTTGATCATTACCTGTTTCCTGTTTATTTCCCGCCTCATATATTCATATCATGCGAATTACTTTATCAAGCTAAAAACCATCGAAGACAAGAACAGGGAAATCGAAAAAGCGAACCAACTGAAGAATAAAATACTCGCTATTGTGGCGCATGACCTGCGCAACCCCATTTCGGGAATACGGTCTGTAACGCATCTTATGCAGGAATACCCTTATACGAAAGACCAGGAAGAGAAATACCTCTACTGGATCATGGATGCCTGTAAAACAGCTGACCAGATCATCGAGGAATTGCTGATGGCTGCAAAACAGCGGGAAGCTGACCTCTTGCAGACGGATTATGTGTCGCTGAACGAATGGTTGAAACATGTACGGGACAACTGGCTGCAGCAATCGAACTTTAACAGGGATATTATGCTGGAATTGCCGCAACAGGAGTTGAAAGCGCGTATCCATACGGGGAAGATGCAGCGCGTGGTCGATAACCTGCTGCACAATGCCGCGAAATTCACGCCTGCAGAGGGTAATATCACTTTGGGCATGCAACAGTACAGGGGCGGCGTGCGTATATCCGTTACGGATACGGGTATCGGTATTCCTCAGGAACTACTTCCCACACTATTCGACCAGTTTACTGCTTCGAGCCGCCAGGGATTGAACAATGAACCTTCCAATGGCCTCGGACTGCATATCTGTAAACAACTGGTGCAGGAACACGGTGGCAGCATTTACGTTAGTTCCGAAGAGAACCAGGGAACTATCTTCAATATAGATCTCCCCTTTACACTACTATAA
- a CDS encoding zinc-binding alcohol dehydrogenase family protein: MKILTCTTPGKFEYGETDMPVLTADHAIVRIKRIGICGTDLHAFEGTQPYFSYPRILGHELAGELVSFDNAPGFTAGEPVTFIPYFNCGTCVACRNGKPNCCTNIKVCGVHVDGGMVEYLLVPSASLVHGEGLSMDALALVEPLAIGAHGVRRAGVVPGEFVLVIGAGPIGLGIMEFARIAGAQVIAMDINPARLDFCKQKLKVAHTVNAKTEDVMATLKQITGDDMPTVVIDATGSQQAINGGFAYMAHGARYVLVGLQKGEICVSHPEFHKREATLMSSRNATREDFEHVIRCMKSGEVDPTTYITHRVHFGEVKDEFESWLNPANGVIKAIVNME, from the coding sequence ATGAAAATACTCACCTGTACCACGCCTGGTAAGTTTGAATATGGAGAAACGGACATGCCTGTATTGACCGCTGATCATGCGATTGTCAGGATCAAAAGGATAGGCATTTGTGGTACCGATCTGCATGCTTTTGAAGGCACACAGCCTTATTTTTCCTATCCCCGCATCCTGGGCCATGAGCTGGCAGGGGAACTGGTCTCTTTTGACAATGCACCTGGCTTTACCGCCGGCGAGCCGGTTACTTTTATTCCCTATTTTAATTGCGGGACCTGTGTAGCCTGCCGGAACGGGAAGCCTAATTGCTGTACAAATATCAAAGTGTGTGGTGTGCATGTGGACGGTGGTATGGTAGAATATCTGCTGGTGCCGTCGGCATCCCTGGTGCACGGGGAAGGTTTGAGCATGGACGCGCTGGCGCTCGTGGAGCCACTGGCTATTGGCGCCCATGGCGTGCGTCGTGCCGGTGTAGTGCCCGGGGAATTTGTGCTGGTGATAGGGGCCGGTCCGATAGGGCTGGGAATTATGGAATTTGCGCGGATTGCAGGGGCGCAGGTCATTGCGATGGACATTAATCCCGCCCGTCTTGATTTTTGTAAACAGAAGCTGAAAGTGGCCCATACTGTCAATGCAAAAACGGAGGACGTGATGGCCACTTTAAAGCAGATCACAGGCGACGATATGCCGACAGTGGTAATTGATGCCACAGGCAGCCAGCAGGCTATAAACGGTGGTTTTGCCTATATGGCGCATGGGGCCCGTTATGTACTGGTAGGGTTGCAGAAAGGCGAGATCTGTGTGAGCCACCCGGAATTCCACAAAAGGGAAGCCACCCTCATGAGTAGCAGGAATGCTACCCGGGAGGATTTTGAACATGTGATCCGCTGTATGAAAAGCGGAGAGGTCGATCCTACTACCTACATTACCCACAGGGTCCATTTCGGGGAGGTAAAAGATGAATTTGAAAGCTGGCTGAATCCGGCCAACGGCGTTATAAAAGCGATTGTGAATATGGAGTGA
- a CDS encoding MlaE family ABC transporter permease, producing MLTNMASALTSAINKYMEMLGDQVVFTGQFARNIFRDGFEWGEFFRQCFIVGYRSIGLVAINGFIIGFVLTLQTQPTLKDFGAESYVPGMVSISIVREIGPVIIALICTGKIASSIGAELGSMKVTEQIAAMEVSSANPVQYLVVTRILACTIMVPLLTIMADGLALVGGWVGVNIQEHVSPALFFRKSFNALEFSDLIPAVIKTFFFGYAIGFVGCYKGYHASRGTESVGHAANSAVVSASIWIIFIDAVAVQLTNLIYY from the coding sequence ATGCTTACAAATATGGCCAGTGCGCTTACATCTGCTATTAACAAATACATGGAAATGCTTGGAGACCAGGTTGTTTTCACCGGTCAGTTTGCCCGTAATATATTCCGCGACGGATTTGAGTGGGGAGAATTCTTCCGTCAGTGTTTTATTGTGGGATACCGTTCCATCGGCCTTGTGGCTATCAATGGTTTTATTATCGGTTTCGTACTTACACTGCAAACACAACCTACGCTGAAAGATTTCGGTGCGGAGAGTTATGTGCCTGGTATGGTGTCTATTTCTATTGTGCGTGAGATCGGGCCCGTTATCATTGCGCTGATCTGTACGGGTAAGATAGCTTCCAGCATTGGCGCTGAACTGGGAAGTATGAAAGTGACAGAGCAGATCGCGGCTATGGAAGTATCCAGCGCTAACCCGGTGCAATACCTGGTAGTAACGCGCATCCTGGCCTGTACCATCATGGTGCCGCTGCTAACGATCATGGCCGATGGGCTGGCGCTGGTGGGCGGCTGGGTTGGCGTGAATATACAGGAGCATGTCAGCCCTGCGCTGTTCTTCCGGAAGTCTTTCAATGCACTGGAGTTCAGCGACCTGATACCTGCGGTGATAAAGACATTTTTCTTCGGATATGCGATCGGGTTCGTAGGGTGCTATAAAGGGTATCATGCATCGCGGGGAACGGAGAGTGTGGGCCACGCCGCCAACTCTGCCGTAGTGAGCGCTTCGATATGGATCATATTCATAGATGCTGTCGCCGTGCAGCTCACGAACCTGATCTATTATTAA
- a CDS encoding TPM domain-containing protein — translation MIHLKRYHIYLLLLLFTLACGEKKDTGFTIEKIPDPMQHGAYVSNPDHLVSQETETRLNEQMRQLDQSGRAQVAIILLNTIGDKVPKDVAHDVFRLWKPGQQGKDNGLVVLLVNDQHRIEFETGYGLEGDLPDVICFRIQQSEMLPSFKQNNIDEGMLKGMTALINVLQSATDTINITQVAQAGDAAPSDTEAANAGMDAATGAPQEQTFSDAITSHDVPEHEAPGIGSLILYVLYALFATIFVVRPGIAKRRKDLPQLFKAGIWHKFWVYALPFVVLLILVSIPGSSYHWWMLPVIAYLNLLAYLSYRAFTINKKAAVLLAGLDRHVQYETLNLAHANSWLSSILFPLPLLAYSRWHIMRMNKLRYDPYNCETCHRPMQLLKRGKKREMLEPVQVAEDKVGAVIYDVWYCKKCEEKKVLGYRNLRTDATNCPSCNALTFVAGRRRVITPATTRHEGKGIQLYVCKHCNYTKEETYVIAKLSSGGSSGSSSGSSGSSSSSGGWGGGSSGGGGAGSSW, via the coding sequence ATGATTCATTTAAAAAGATACCACATATATCTGCTGTTGTTACTGTTTACCCTTGCCTGCGGAGAAAAGAAGGACACAGGCTTTACAATAGAAAAGATCCCCGACCCCATGCAGCATGGTGCTTATGTAAGCAATCCGGATCACCTAGTCAGCCAGGAGACCGAAACCAGGCTCAATGAACAAATGCGGCAACTCGACCAGTCCGGCCGTGCCCAGGTGGCGATCATACTGCTGAATACTATTGGCGATAAAGTTCCGAAAGACGTTGCGCATGATGTTTTCAGGCTGTGGAAACCCGGGCAGCAGGGAAAAGATAATGGCCTCGTGGTATTACTGGTGAATGACCAGCACAGGATAGAATTTGAGACCGGCTATGGACTGGAAGGCGACCTGCCCGACGTGATCTGTTTCCGGATCCAGCAATCAGAAATGCTGCCCTCTTTTAAACAAAACAACATCGATGAGGGCATGTTGAAAGGAATGACGGCGCTTATAAATGTGCTGCAGTCGGCCACAGATACCATAAATATCACACAGGTGGCCCAGGCAGGCGACGCCGCGCCATCCGACACCGAAGCAGCTAACGCTGGAATGGATGCGGCTACAGGTGCCCCTCAGGAACAAACATTCTCTGACGCCATTACCTCTCACGATGTACCGGAACATGAGGCGCCGGGCATCGGCTCACTGATATTGTATGTACTCTACGCATTATTTGCCACCATCTTCGTGGTAAGGCCTGGCATTGCTAAAAGACGTAAGGATCTCCCTCAATTATTCAAAGCAGGGATATGGCATAAGTTCTGGGTATACGCATTGCCGTTTGTAGTGCTGCTTATACTGGTGAGTATCCCGGGGTCTTCGTACCACTGGTGGATGCTCCCTGTTATTGCATACCTGAATCTCCTGGCTTACCTGAGTTACCGTGCATTCACCATCAATAAGAAAGCAGCTGTTTTACTGGCAGGTCTTGACCGCCATGTGCAATATGAAACATTAAACCTGGCGCACGCTAATAGCTGGCTATCTTCGATCCTGTTCCCGCTGCCCCTGCTTGCCTATTCAAGGTGGCATATCATGCGGATGAATAAGCTGCGGTATGATCCCTACAATTGTGAAACTTGTCATCGACCAATGCAGTTATTGAAAAGAGGGAAAAAACGGGAAATGCTGGAGCCGGTACAGGTAGCGGAAGATAAAGTAGGTGCTGTTATTTACGATGTATGGTACTGCAAAAAATGCGAGGAAAAAAAGGTATTAGGTTACCGTAACCTCCGCACGGATGCTACCAATTGCCCTTCCTGCAACGCGCTTACCTTCGTAGCAGGCCGCCGCCGGGTAATAACACCAGCCACAACCCGTCACGAAGGAAAAGGCATCCAGCTTTATGTGTGTAAACACTGTAATTATACCAAGGAAGAAACCTATGTTATTGCTAAGTTATCTTCGGGCGGTTCTTCCGGTTCCTCTTCAGGGTCATCAGGCTCCTCATCCTCGTCTGGTGGCTGGGGAGGAGGCAGTTCCGGAGGTGGCGGCGCCGGCAGCAGCTGGTAA
- a CDS encoding YceI family protein: MKKITIIASLLALSATTFAQTTWSVDKAHSRLGYSVSHMTISEQEGNFKDYDVKITTTKDDFSDASFEVTINVNSINTENEMRDKHLKSPDFFDAEKFSTITFKSTSFKKVSGKQYKLTGDLTLHGVTKPVTLTAVYNGTVENPMSKKPVAGFTITGAIKRADFGFATAMPAAVLGETISLRASGEFTK, from the coding sequence ATGAAAAAAATCACAATCATCGCCTCTTTATTGGCCCTTTCAGCAACTACTTTTGCACAAACAACATGGTCTGTAGACAAAGCTCACTCAAGACTTGGTTACAGCGTTTCTCACATGACCATCTCTGAGCAGGAAGGTAACTTCAAAGATTACGATGTAAAGATCACCACTACTAAAGATGACTTCTCTGACGCTTCTTTCGAAGTAACTATCAATGTGAACAGCATCAACACTGAAAACGAAATGCGTGACAAGCACCTGAAGAGCCCAGACTTCTTCGATGCTGAGAAATTCTCTACCATCACTTTCAAGAGCACTTCCTTCAAGAAAGTAAGCGGTAAACAATACAAACTGACTGGCGATCTGACCCTGCATGGCGTAACTAAACCAGTTACTTTAACTGCAGTTTACAACGGTACTGTTGAGAATCCAATGAGCAAAAAACCAGTAGCTGGTTTCACTATCACCGGTGCTATCAAACGTGCTGATTTCGGTTTCGCTACCGCTATGCCAGCTGCTGTACTGGGTGAAACTATCAGCCTGAGAGCAAGTGGTGAATTCACTAAATAA
- a CDS encoding winged helix-turn-helix transcriptional regulator: MSRKSGEKIWRGGTCPIRQVLDRFGDKWSILIIELLSHEGKLRFSQIAQTIGDISQKMLTVTLRSLESDGLIIRQFYPEIPPRVEYELSGLGKSLVPHIQQLAAWGHTHMDTILENRKRFEEKQQNKTAY; the protein is encoded by the coding sequence ATGAGTAGAAAAAGTGGTGAAAAGATCTGGAGAGGTGGGACTTGCCCTATCCGGCAGGTGCTGGACAGGTTTGGCGATAAATGGTCTATCCTGATAATAGAATTGTTGTCCCACGAGGGAAAGCTCCGTTTTAGCCAGATAGCGCAGACGATAGGCGATATTTCGCAGAAGATGCTGACAGTCACATTGCGCTCGCTCGAATCGGACGGACTGATTATAAGGCAATTCTACCCTGAGATACCACCGAGAGTAGAATATGAACTTTCCGGGTTGGGAAAGAGCCTTGTCCCGCACATTCAGCAACTCGCTGCCTGGGGCCATACCCATATGGACACAATATTGGAGAACAGGAAGCGGTTTGAAGAAAAGCAGCAAAATAAGACAGCTTATTAA
- a CDS encoding ABC transporter ATP-binding protein yields the protein MNDTSVEEKTTHTAVEDDVVIRIEHLKKSFGDNEVLKDINLELHKGENIVVLGRSGQGKSVTIQCVAGLLEPDDGSLKVFGKEVKELPEDELKELRSKLGFLFQSGALYDSMTVRENLLFPLTRVLKMKDDAEMEKRVKDVLESVGLEEAIDKYPADLSGGMRKRVGLARTLILRPEIILYDEPTTGLDPITSREISELIVRLQEKYETSSIIITHDMACARIVADRIAVMNDGEFIATGTYDELAKSPDELINNFFK from the coding sequence ATGAATGATACATCCGTAGAGGAAAAAACAACGCATACTGCCGTAGAAGATGATGTTGTGATACGTATTGAACATCTGAAAAAATCGTTCGGCGACAATGAGGTACTAAAGGACATCAACCTTGAACTTCATAAAGGAGAGAATATTGTCGTATTGGGGCGGTCCGGTCAGGGTAAATCCGTGACCATTCAATGTGTAGCCGGGCTGCTGGAACCTGATGATGGCAGTTTAAAGGTATTCGGCAAAGAGGTGAAGGAACTGCCCGAAGATGAGCTGAAAGAGCTGCGTAGCAAGCTGGGGTTTCTCTTTCAGAGCGGCGCGTTGTACGATTCGATGACGGTGCGTGAGAACCTGTTGTTTCCCCTTACCCGTGTGCTGAAAATGAAAGATGACGCTGAGATGGAAAAACGGGTGAAAGATGTACTGGAAAGTGTTGGGCTGGAAGAAGCAATTGATAAATATCCTGCTGATCTTTCGGGAGGTATGCGCAAAAGGGTAGGACTGGCACGTACACTGATACTTCGTCCGGAGATTATTTTATATGACGAACCGACCACAGGACTTGACCCTATCACTTCGCGGGAGATCAGTGAACTGATCGTGAGGCTGCAGGAAAAATATGAAACATCTTCCATTATTATCACGCATGATATGGCCTGTGCCCGTATAGTGGCAGATCGTATTGCTGTGATGAATGATGGCGAATTTATTGCAACGGGTACATATGATGAACTGGCGAAATCGCCGGATGAACTCATTAATAACTTTTTTAAATAG
- a CDS encoding phytanoyl-CoA dioxygenase family protein, which yields MSAAYHKFTLGNTLTDEQKAFFEEHGYIHFSGFLSPEEVQEIVSASEEVQQNWIANKVEKVNGVPVKYGKDLDGKPIVQRFAFLNQHTKVLADLLKDNRLQALLQLIGPGARIGADEKDGMVLNHYVNGPESTFTKMGWHTDGLRDIFLGGKLNPMLNVGIHLSTLRPENGGLRIIPGTHKQGILSMLFRKKYFIGHKPDKNELAITPRAGDLTVHDGRLWHRVAKSDIIGEESRRRVIYVPIIAGKYEPKHENSPTLLYQRLAGVILK from the coding sequence ATGTCAGCAGCTTATCACAAGTTTACGCTCGGCAACACGCTTACAGACGAGCAAAAAGCGTTTTTCGAAGAGCACGGCTACATTCACTTTTCCGGATTCCTTTCACCGGAAGAAGTACAGGAAATTGTCAGCGCTTCGGAAGAAGTGCAGCAGAACTGGATTGCCAACAAAGTAGAAAAAGTGAATGGCGTTCCTGTAAAGTACGGGAAAGACCTTGATGGCAAACCCATTGTACAACGTTTTGCATTTTTAAACCAGCATACAAAAGTGCTTGCAGACCTTCTCAAGGATAACCGGCTGCAGGCATTGCTTCAGTTAATAGGGCCGGGCGCCCGTATCGGTGCGGATGAAAAAGACGGGATGGTACTGAATCATTACGTGAATGGTCCTGAAAGTACCTTTACTAAAATGGGATGGCATACGGACGGTTTACGCGATATTTTCCTTGGCGGCAAACTGAATCCGATGTTGAATGTGGGCATACATCTCAGCACATTGCGCCCTGAAAATGGCGGCCTTCGCATTATACCAGGCACACATAAGCAGGGCATTCTGAGTATGTTGTTCCGCAAGAAATATTTCATCGGTCATAAACCCGATAAGAATGAACTGGCCATCACGCCGAGGGCGGGCGATCTTACAGTACATGACGGACGCTTATGGCATCGTGTTGCGAAATCAGATATCATTGGGGAAGAAAGCCGGAGAAGGGTGATCTATGTGCCCATCATTGCGGGCAAATATGAACCCAAACATGAGAACAGTCCCACCTTACTTTATCAACGTCTGGCAGGTGTTATTCTCAAATAA
- a CDS encoding MlaD family protein gives MQQKTQQKIKVGIFATVTLGLLLVGIFLIGRNKSLFQRTFVLYGTFKNVGGLQVGNNVRFVGINVGTVESIDILSDTTARVALRIKEKVKPFIKKGAVAGISSDGLMGDKLITISSGTQNDTPVEDGDAIQAVNPMDYDRVLDRLSGVAENAEVITEQLAGIATQINQGKGSIGRLLYSDSLANSLEGTVTEAKKTVKSIRRGSDGFSENMEALKHNFLLRGYYKKKEKAARKQAEEQQKKEEDRKKKAAKDSASLKVRKE, from the coding sequence ATGCAGCAGAAAACACAACAGAAAATCAAAGTAGGCATCTTTGCTACAGTTACGCTGGGACTATTATTAGTGGGTATTTTCCTGATCGGAAGGAATAAGAGCCTGTTTCAGAGGACTTTTGTGCTTTACGGAACCTTTAAGAACGTCGGAGGATTGCAGGTGGGAAATAACGTGCGTTTCGTTGGTATAAATGTAGGTACTGTAGAAAGTATTGATATATTATCCGATACAACTGCCCGTGTTGCCCTGCGTATTAAGGAAAAGGTGAAGCCTTTCATTAAGAAGGGCGCCGTGGCGGGCATCAGCTCAGATGGTTTGATGGGCGATAAACTGATCACCATCAGCTCCGGTACGCAGAATGACACCCCCGTCGAAGATGGGGATGCCATCCAGGCAGTGAATCCCATGGATTATGACAGGGTGCTTGACAGGCTTTCCGGCGTGGCCGAAAATGCAGAGGTGATCACCGAACAGCTGGCAGGCATTGCCACGCAGATCAACCAGGGAAAGGGCAGTATCGGCAGGTTGCTGTATAGCGACAGCCTTGCGAACAGCCTGGAAGGTACTGTGACGGAGGCGAAGAAAACGGTAAAATCCATCCGGAGAGGTTCAGATGGTTTTAGTGAGAATATGGAAGCCTTGAAACATAATTTCCTGTTGAGGGGCTATTACAAAAAGAAGGAAAAGGCCGCCAGGAAACAGGCGGAAGAGCAGCAGAAAAAAGAAGAAGACAGGAAGAAAAAGGCCGCGAAAGATTCTGCCAGTCTTAAAGTACGAAAAGAATAA
- a CDS encoding YceI family protein yields the protein MKRLIIFSSTLLLSAAVFAYAVLAQAWNISGKYNISFSSSAAGGIFKTFKGTIAFDEQNLAASNFNVTVDVASINTGNALQNKHAKSDEWFDAAKYPEIKYTSKKIVKAGAGYQVTGDLEIHGVKKEFTIPFTFKKAGNAATFNGTFKVNRNDFHIGKPGGDVPDVIDVTVAVPVVKA from the coding sequence ATGAAAAGATTAATTATATTTTCATCAACACTGCTGCTGTCGGCAGCAGTGTTTGCCTACGCTGTACTGGCGCAGGCCTGGAACATCAGTGGTAAATACAATATCAGCTTCTCCAGCAGTGCTGCAGGCGGTATCTTCAAAACCTTCAAAGGCACCATTGCGTTCGACGAACAGAACCTGGCGGCTTCCAATTTTAACGTTACTGTAGATGTTGCCTCTATCAATACCGGCAACGCCCTCCAGAACAAACACGCTAAAAGCGACGAATGGTTTGATGCTGCGAAATACCCTGAGATCAAATACACTTCCAAAAAGATCGTGAAAGCGGGCGCTGGCTACCAGGTAACCGGTGATCTTGAGATTCACGGCGTTAAGAAGGAATTCACTATTCCTTTCACCTTTAAGAAAGCTGGCAACGCCGCTACCTTCAATGGCACATTCAAAGTGAACCGCAACGATTTCCATATTGGCAAACCAGGCGGCGACGTTCCGGATGTGATCGATGTTACAGTAGCTGTTCCTGTTGTTAAAGCCTAA
- a CDS encoding acyl-CoA dehydrogenase family protein: protein MAVKLSTIRQAFHLLKSIDFEQLGRLSEKIDLPKVMATVGKMNDQQLSGLMRMLQSSGGGQKKELPPVNGDFYDLSSMLSPEDKALQLRVRQFMEQEIQPVVNEYWMKAEFPFELLPKMAALNICGSTYEGYGGPNKSFLMEGIVTMEIARVDCSMATFFGVQSGLAMGSIYLLGSEAQKKEWLPDMQQLKKIGAFGLTEPEVGSGAAGGLTTTVKRVGDTWVLNGQKKWIGNATFADVVVIWARDVDDNQVKGFLLRKGTPGFSVEKMHGKMALRIVQNGLITLKDCVVEEKDRLEHANSFKDTAKVLRMTRAGVAWLAVGCARGAYENALAYTLKRKQFGKPIASFQLIQNHLVEMLSNLTAMQTMVYRLSELQDQGLLADEHASIAKVFCSLRTRDVVRGAREVMGGNGILLEYNVARFVADAEAIYSYEGTKEINTLIVGRAITGFSSFV, encoded by the coding sequence ATGGCAGTTAAATTATCCACCATCAGACAGGCCTTCCACTTACTGAAGAGCATTGATTTTGAACAATTAGGGCGTTTATCGGAGAAGATAGATCTGCCTAAGGTAATGGCAACTGTTGGCAAGATGAACGACCAGCAATTGTCAGGCTTAATGAGGATGCTCCAAAGCAGTGGCGGAGGGCAGAAAAAAGAGTTGCCACCCGTGAACGGGGATTTTTATGATCTCAGCAGCATGTTGTCGCCGGAGGATAAAGCGCTGCAGCTGCGGGTAAGGCAATTTATGGAACAGGAGATCCAGCCCGTAGTGAATGAATACTGGATGAAGGCAGAATTTCCTTTCGAACTGCTGCCCAAAATGGCAGCCCTGAATATCTGCGGTTCCACGTATGAGGGCTACGGAGGGCCAAACAAGTCTTTCCTGATGGAGGGGATCGTTACCATGGAAATAGCCAGGGTAGACTGCTCTATGGCCACTTTTTTCGGTGTACAGAGCGGATTGGCCATGGGCTCCATTTACCTGTTGGGATCAGAGGCCCAGAAGAAGGAATGGCTGCCAGACATGCAGCAGTTAAAGAAGATTGGCGCTTTTGGCCTCACGGAACCGGAAGTGGGTTCCGGGGCTGCCGGCGGACTTACCACCACCGTAAAACGGGTAGGGGATACCTGGGTACTGAATGGCCAGAAGAAATGGATCGGTAATGCCACTTTTGCCGATGTGGTAGTGATCTGGGCGAGGGATGTGGATGACAACCAGGTAAAGGGCTTCCTGCTGCGGAAAGGTACACCCGGTTTCAGCGTGGAAAAGATGCATGGCAAAATGGCCCTGCGCATAGTGCAGAATGGACTGATCACCCTGAAAGATTGTGTAGTGGAAGAGAAAGACCGCCTCGAGCACGCCAATTCCTTTAAAGATACCGCCAAAGTACTGCGTATGACCAGGGCGGGTGTAGCCTGGCTGGCCGTAGGCTGTGCACGCGGCGCGTACGAAAATGCCCTGGCATATACGCTGAAAAGAAAGCAGTTCGGGAAGCCGATCGCTTCTTTCCAGCTCATACAGAACCACCTGGTGGAAATGCTGTCTAACCTGACGGCTATGCAAACCATGGTATATCGTTTATCTGAGTTACAGGACCAGGGCCTGCTGGCAGATGAGCATGCGTCTATTGCCAAGGTATTCTGTTCTCTCAGAACGCGGGACGTGGTAAGAGGAGCGCGGGAAGTAATGGGAGGCAACGGCATATTGCTGGAGTACAATGTAGCCCGCTTTGTTGCCGATGCGGAAGCGATCTACTCTTACGAAGGCACGAAAGAGATCAATACACTGATTGTGGGACGTGCCATTACGGGATTCAGCTCATTTGTGTAA